One segment of Nostoc piscinale CENA21 DNA contains the following:
- a CDS encoding DUF3611 family protein → MQTETDARTLVPSLHAIGNTIRLTGWITFWVQLGLAVVSGIAVLFASTGRGFADQPNAGLGVGIFWAICGIVALLFSVYWDFRYTRLGKRLENPNHALHPSKADTIAAIRLGIIVSLVGILLTLLGAGSTLGVLVAKSISQPPGVAITDPNKIIRALDVFVAVANINGITAHFVGAIASLWLLERVHKH, encoded by the coding sequence ATGCAAACAGAAACAGACGCAAGAACCTTAGTACCATCGCTTCACGCAATTGGTAACACTATTCGTTTGACAGGCTGGATTACTTTTTGGGTACAACTAGGACTGGCTGTGGTTTCTGGGATAGCTGTGTTGTTTGCTTCAACTGGGCGTGGCTTTGCTGACCAACCAAATGCAGGTTTGGGAGTTGGGATATTTTGGGCAATCTGTGGGATTGTAGCTTTATTATTTAGCGTATACTGGGACTTTCGCTATACTCGCCTTGGTAAAAGATTAGAAAATCCGAATCATGCTTTACACCCTAGTAAGGCAGATACAATCGCCGCTATCAGATTAGGCATAATTGTTAGTTTAGTCGGAATACTATTAACTCTTTTAGGTGCTGGCTCTACTTTAGGCGTTTTAGTCGCCAAATCTATCTCCCAACCACCAGGGGTAGCAATTACAGACCCCAATAAAATTATTCGGGCGTTAGATGTGTTTGTCGCCGTAGCTAATATTAACGGGATTACTGCTCACTTTGTTGGTGCGATCGCTTCTTTGTGGTTGTTAGAAAGGGTACATAAGCATTAG
- a CDS encoding slipin family protein has translation MWKTFYIKPNEIGILYHRSDFKKILQPGTYTYFGKHWQIKTYDLNQPEAKIDNLELLLRNHSSELQEHLVIVRTGFGQAALVHWGQNWVSIPPNQLRAFWRGFIEVETHLFNLNQSLVLPAEFVQQLRGIALNGIKKFLISEYEVGLLYVQNNFVQPLEPGEYAFWAVDRDVTVRTLSRILPNPDFPLEDVLIERHPEFVAAYCEVVQLQNQQIAIARYQGKVISILKPCSRKLFWQGVEIEIIDINTEATLPPRLIAELVSGLPETLALSRSFLHICEVPPQHLGLLYINQEFQTQLQPGKHVWWLFGRSLQTEVFDLRQQTLEVSGQDILSKDKVPLRLNLTAGFRIIDPLRAKNGLSDIVGYLYKEAQFALRGAVGERTLDALLEDKGAIDRSIFEYIRQKTADYGIEVDSVGVKDIILPGEIKTILSKVVEAEKAAQANVVRRREETAATRSMLNTARVMEDNPVALRLKELEVLERIAEKIEKIQVNGSLDSILTELIRINRQ, from the coding sequence ATGTGGAAAACTTTTTATATCAAACCTAACGAAATTGGTATCTTATATCACCGCAGTGATTTTAAGAAAATTTTGCAGCCCGGTACTTACACTTATTTTGGTAAGCATTGGCAAATTAAAACCTATGACCTCAACCAACCAGAAGCTAAGATTGACAACCTAGAACTATTGCTGCGAAATCATAGTTCTGAGTTACAGGAACATCTTGTAATTGTGAGAACTGGTTTTGGTCAAGCGGCTTTAGTCCACTGGGGGCAGAATTGGGTGAGCATTCCGCCTAATCAACTCCGGGCTTTTTGGCGTGGTTTTATTGAGGTAGAAACTCATCTGTTTAACTTGAATCAAAGTTTAGTGTTACCGGCGGAGTTTGTTCAACAATTACGCGGAATTGCTTTGAACGGAATCAAGAAATTTCTGATTTCTGAGTATGAGGTTGGTTTGCTGTATGTGCAGAATAACTTTGTACAGCCGCTAGAACCTGGGGAGTATGCTTTCTGGGCTGTTGATAGAGATGTGACGGTGCGGACTCTCAGCCGCATTTTGCCAAATCCTGATTTTCCTTTAGAGGATGTGCTGATTGAGCGACATCCTGAGTTTGTGGCGGCTTATTGTGAGGTAGTGCAGTTGCAGAATCAACAAATAGCGATCGCACGTTATCAAGGTAAAGTAATTTCTATCCTCAAGCCATGTAGCCGCAAACTATTTTGGCAAGGTGTAGAAATAGAAATCATTGACATCAACACCGAGGCGACATTACCACCGCGTTTAATTGCTGAGTTAGTTTCAGGTTTACCAGAAACTCTGGCGTTGAGCCGCAGCTTTTTGCATATCTGCGAAGTACCCCCACAACACCTTGGGTTACTGTACATCAATCAAGAGTTTCAAACTCAACTGCAACCAGGAAAGCACGTCTGGTGGCTATTCGGGCGTTCTCTGCAAACCGAAGTCTTTGACCTGCGTCAGCAAACTCTAGAAGTTTCTGGTCAAGACATTTTGTCTAAAGACAAAGTACCATTGCGCTTGAATTTAACTGCTGGTTTCCGCATCATCGACCCTCTGAGAGCCAAAAATGGTTTGTCAGATATTGTTGGTTACTTATATAAAGAAGCTCAGTTTGCTTTGCGTGGTGCAGTTGGCGAAAGAACCTTAGATGCGTTACTAGAAGATAAAGGCGCAATTGATAGAAGTATTTTTGAATACATCCGTCAAAAAACCGCCGACTATGGAATTGAAGTTGATTCAGTAGGGGTAAAAGATATTATCCTGCCTGGAGAAATTAAAACCATCTTGAGCAAAGTAGTAGAAGCGGAAAAAGCCGCCCAAGCTAACGTAGTGCGTCGGCGAGAAGAAACTGCTGCAACTCGTAGTATGTTAAATACTGCCAGAGTTATGGAAGATAACCCGGTTGCATTGCGGTTGAAAGAATTAGAAGTATTAGAGCGAATTGCTGAGAAGATTGAAAAAATTCAAGTTAATGGCAGCTTAGATAGCATCTTAACGGAATTGATTCGGATTAATCGGCAATAA